One window of Polynucleobacter sp. HIN5 genomic DNA carries:
- a CDS encoding pyridoxal-phosphate-dependent aminotransferase family protein has translation MLKLDQHPSGRHFLHIPGPSPVPSRILRAISYQTIDHRGPEFGELGLQLLAGMQTIFKTKHPVIIYPSSGTGAWEGALVNTLSPGDLVLMYETGHFATLWNKLAQRLGIKTEFIGLPGAEGWRHGVDAAKIEERLKADTGHQIKAVCVVHNETSTGVTSNIAAVRKAIDAAKHPALLMVDTISGLASADFRHDEWGVDVTVSGSQKGLMLPPGIGFNAISPKALEASKRATLPKAYWAWDEILESNKTGYWPSTPATNLLYGLHEAIEMILNEGMDNVFARHQRLAKACRAAVEAWGLEVQCKDPAVYSPVLTGVRTPEGVDADALRKLIFERYNLSLGTGLGKVKGQLFRIGHLGDCNELSLLAAISGCEMGMNRFGIKLKGSGILAAQEALQ, from the coding sequence ATGCTGAAACTTGACCAACATCCATCGGGTAGACATTTTTTACACATTCCAGGACCCAGTCCGGTTCCCTCAAGGATCTTACGTGCGATTAGTTATCAAACCATTGATCATCGTGGCCCAGAGTTTGGTGAGTTAGGCCTGCAATTATTGGCTGGTATGCAAACTATTTTTAAGACCAAGCACCCAGTGATCATTTATCCAAGCTCGGGAACTGGTGCGTGGGAGGGTGCTCTCGTAAATACTCTGTCTCCTGGTGATCTTGTCCTGATGTATGAGACCGGTCATTTTGCAACCCTTTGGAATAAGTTGGCCCAACGTTTAGGTATCAAAACTGAGTTTATCGGCTTACCCGGTGCTGAAGGTTGGCGTCATGGTGTTGATGCCGCCAAAATTGAAGAGCGCTTAAAGGCTGATACGGGCCATCAAATTAAGGCGGTCTGTGTGGTTCATAACGAGACTTCAACGGGTGTTACTTCCAATATCGCTGCGGTACGTAAAGCGATTGATGCGGCAAAACATCCTGCGCTTTTAATGGTCGACACCATCTCGGGTCTGGCCTCAGCGGATTTCCGTCATGACGAGTGGGGCGTTGATGTGACCGTGAGCGGCTCACAAAAGGGCTTGATGCTCCCACCAGGTATCGGATTTAATGCGATTTCTCCGAAAGCATTGGAAGCCAGTAAGCGTGCGACCTTGCCAAAAGCCTATTGGGCTTGGGATGAAATTCTGGAGTCTAATAAAACGGGTTATTGGCCCTCGACGCCTGCAACCAATTTACTCTATGGCTTGCACGAGGCGATTGAGATGATCTTGAACGAAGGTATGGACAATGTATTTGCTCGCCATCAGCGCCTTGCCAAGGCTTGCCGTGCTGCAGTTGAGGCATGGGGGTTAGAAGTGCAGTGTAAAGATCCTGCGGTTTACTCCCCGGTATTGACTGGTGTGCGCACCCCAGAAGGTGTCGATGCTGATGCCTTGCGTAAATTAATCTTTGAACGCTACAACCTATCCCTTGGTACAGGCTTGGGTAAGGTAAAAGGTCAGTTGTTCCGCATTGGACACTTGGGTGACTGCAATGAGTTGTCATTGCTTGCCGCCATCAGCGGTTGCGAAATGGGTATGAACCGGTTTGGCATCAAACTCAAAGGCAGCGGTATTCTTGCGGCCCAAGAGGCTTTGCAGTAA
- the fba gene encoding class II fructose-bisphosphate aldolase (catalyzes the reversible aldol condensation of dihydroxyacetonephosphate and glyceraldehyde 3-phosphate in the Calvin cycle, glycolysis, and/or gluconeogenesis) → MALISLRQLLDHAAEHHYGLPAFNVNNMEQIHAIMQAADQVDSPVILQASAGARKYAGEPFLRMLVLAAVEQYPHIPICMHQDHGASPAVCQASIRSGFSSVMMDGSLKEDAKTPADFAYNVDVTRRVVDMAHAVGVSVEGELGCLGSLETGQAGDEDGSGAEGVLDHSQLLTDPDEAAEFVAKTQVDALAIAIGTSHGAYKFTRPPTGDILAIDRIKAINQRIPNTHLVMHGSSSVPQEWLAIIREHGGTIKETYGVPVEEIVEGIKHGVRKINIDTDIRLAMTGAIRKFFSEHPEEFDPRAFLKVATAAAKGICEARFKSFGCAGQASKIKVIPLEKMAARYAKGELKAIVQ, encoded by the coding sequence ATGGCATTAATTTCATTAAGACAGCTTTTAGATCACGCCGCTGAGCATCATTACGGACTGCCAGCATTCAATGTCAATAATATGGAGCAGATCCATGCCATCATGCAGGCCGCTGATCAAGTCGATAGCCCCGTGATTTTGCAGGCTTCAGCAGGCGCGCGCAAATATGCGGGGGAGCCATTTCTTCGGATGCTAGTGCTGGCGGCTGTTGAGCAGTATCCTCATATTCCGATTTGCATGCACCAGGATCATGGCGCATCACCCGCCGTCTGCCAAGCCTCAATTCGTAGTGGCTTTTCTAGTGTGATGATGGACGGCTCACTAAAAGAAGATGCCAAGACCCCAGCTGACTTTGCCTATAACGTGGATGTGACCCGTCGGGTTGTGGATATGGCGCATGCGGTTGGCGTCTCAGTGGAAGGTGAGTTGGGTTGCTTGGGTTCTTTGGAAACTGGTCAAGCGGGCGATGAGGATGGTAGTGGTGCAGAGGGTGTTCTCGATCACTCGCAACTCCTCACAGATCCAGACGAGGCAGCTGAGTTCGTTGCCAAGACCCAGGTGGATGCACTAGCGATTGCCATTGGTACCAGCCATGGTGCGTATAAGTTCACTAGACCACCCACTGGGGATATTTTGGCCATCGATCGCATTAAGGCTATCAATCAACGGATACCCAATACGCATTTAGTGATGCATGGATCATCGAGTGTGCCGCAAGAGTGGTTGGCGATTATTCGTGAACATGGCGGCACCATTAAAGAGACCTATGGTGTGCCAGTAGAAGAGATCGTTGAAGGAATTAAGCACGGTGTGCGCAAAATTAATATCGATACCGATATTCGTTTAGCGATGACCGGGGCAATACGGAAATTTTTCTCAGAACACCCAGAAGAATTTGATCCACGCGCTTTTCTCAAGGTTGCTACAGCGGCTGCTAAAGGGATTTGCGAGGCACGCTTCAAATCCTTTGGATGCGCTGGGCAAGCGAGCAAGATTAAAGTGATTCCTTTGGAGAAGATGGCAGCGCGCTACGCCAAGGGAGAACTAAAAGCGATTGTGCAGTAA
- a CDS encoding ion transporter: MTIKPQIHEEQTLKETLYRVIFESDTHAGRLFDRILIFVILVSILVVVLDSVQSISAKFHSILFALEWFFTFIFTIEYLARLYCAPNRRTYALSFFGIIDLIAFLPTYLALFFPELHSLIDVRILRLLRIFRIFKLTSFLVEYTHLANALAASRRKIMVFLSVVLMIVMVMGTLMYVVEGPEHGFTSIPISIYWAITTMTTVGFGDITPKTDLGKLIASTMMLMGWGTLAVPTGIVTSEMALRRHRLDLDPRTCPNCLVDNLDIGDKYCRACGTELPSDQHK, translated from the coding sequence ATGACCATTAAGCCTCAGATCCATGAAGAACAGACTCTGAAAGAGACCTTGTATCGGGTTATTTTTGAGTCCGATACCCATGCCGGCCGGCTCTTTGACCGAATCCTGATCTTTGTCATTCTAGTTTCCATTCTGGTGGTGGTGCTCGATAGCGTGCAAAGCATATCAGCCAAATTTCACTCCATTCTCTTTGCCTTAGAGTGGTTTTTTACCTTCATTTTTACAATCGAATACCTTGCGCGACTCTACTGTGCTCCCAATCGACGCACATATGCGCTGAGCTTTTTTGGAATCATTGACCTCATCGCATTTTTACCCACCTACCTCGCGCTCTTCTTTCCAGAGTTGCATTCGCTAATCGATGTTCGCATCTTGCGACTTCTGCGCATATTCCGAATCTTCAAGCTCACCAGTTTCTTGGTGGAATACACCCACCTAGCAAATGCCCTGGCTGCCAGTCGGCGCAAAATCATGGTGTTTCTATCGGTTGTGCTAATGATTGTGATGGTGATGGGAACGCTGATGTATGTGGTTGAGGGTCCAGAACATGGTTTTACCAGTATTCCAATCAGCATTTATTGGGCAATTACTACTATGACCACCGTGGGTTTTGGAGATATCACGCCTAAGACCGATTTGGGTAAATTGATTGCATCAACCATGATGCTGATGGGCTGGGGCACATTGGCTGTCCCCACAGGGATCGTAACGAGTGAGATGGCACTGCGGCGCCATCGGCTAGATCTAGATCCAAGAACTTGTCCGAACTGCTTGGTAGATAACCTCGATATAGGTGATAAGTATTGCCGTGCGTGCGGTACTGAACTACCTAGTGATCAACACAAATAA
- a CDS encoding alanine--glyoxylate aminotransferase family protein has translation MPGLLPNVDPDGLLEFSVVYTDRSLNHMSAEFKKVITDISAILKDVYKAHSAVVVPGSGTYGMEAVARQFAPGKKCLIIRNGWFSYRWTQIFDLEQFTQDIHVIKGRQVEHTTQGAYAPPPIEEVVAFIQKEKPDVVFAPHVETSAGIILPPEYLRAIGDAVESVDGLFVLDCIASGAMWVDMKASKVDVLISAPQKGWSSSPCCALIGLSERARQKIEHTQSNSFSIDLKKWLQIMETYEKGAHVYHTTMPTDALKILRNAMKETQSHGFDYLKQQQIELGARVRALMVAKGFPSVAASGYQAPCVVVSYTTDPDMQSGKKFMEVGLQTAAGVPLQVGEGPEFRTFRIGLFGLEKLLHIERAITHLEAAMDKITAK, from the coding sequence ATGCCAGGCCTTTTGCCCAATGTAGACCCGGATGGTCTATTGGAATTCTCGGTAGTCTATACCGATCGTTCTTTGAATCACATGTCAGCGGAATTCAAAAAAGTTATTACTGATATTTCTGCAATTCTCAAGGATGTGTACAAGGCACACTCTGCTGTAGTAGTTCCTGGAAGCGGGACCTATGGCATGGAGGCAGTGGCAAGACAGTTTGCTCCTGGCAAAAAATGTTTAATTATTCGTAACGGCTGGTTCAGTTATCGTTGGACGCAAATTTTTGATCTCGAACAGTTCACCCAAGATATTCATGTCATTAAGGGTCGCCAAGTCGAACATACCACGCAAGGTGCCTATGCACCGCCTCCAATTGAAGAGGTTGTGGCTTTTATTCAAAAAGAAAAGCCAGACGTCGTATTTGCTCCCCATGTTGAAACGTCTGCCGGGATTATTCTGCCACCCGAGTATTTGCGCGCTATTGGCGATGCCGTGGAATCGGTTGATGGATTATTTGTATTGGATTGCATTGCCTCTGGTGCAATGTGGGTTGATATGAAGGCTAGCAAAGTAGACGTCTTAATTAGTGCCCCACAAAAGGGGTGGAGTAGCTCCCCGTGTTGTGCCTTGATTGGTCTCTCTGAGCGCGCACGGCAAAAAATTGAGCATACGCAAAGCAATAGTTTCTCAATTGATCTCAAAAAATGGTTGCAGATTATGGAGACTTATGAGAAGGGTGCGCATGTGTATCACACGACGATGCCAACCGATGCGCTCAAGATTCTGCGTAACGCCATGAAGGAAACCCAATCGCATGGATTTGACTACCTCAAGCAACAGCAGATTGAATTGGGCGCTCGCGTTCGAGCCCTAATGGTTGCTAAAGGGTTTCCAAGCGTAGCTGCTTCGGGTTATCAAGCGCCATGTGTCGTGGTGAGTTACACCACCGATCCAGATATGCAGTCCGGTAAGAAATTTATGGAGGTTGGGTTACAAACTGCGGCTGGCGTTCCATTGCAAGTGGGCGAGGGCCCCGAGTTTAGAACCTTCCGCATTGGATTATTTGGTCTCGAGAAGTTACTTCATATTGAGCGTGCCATCACGCATCTTGAAGCTGCGATGGACAAGATCACAGCAAAGTAA
- the ppc gene encoding phosphoenolpyruvate carboxylase, which produces MASRPSTRKQDPDSALVDDIRLLGRILGDVIREQEGVAVFNLIEQIRVLSVRFHRHGDENANKELKKLLKGLSADDAVKVIRAFTYFSHLANLAEDRHQLRRQAAQERIASQQPGSIDLALERIHAAGISKATIVKTLTDSYLSPVLTAHPTEVQRKSILDAERSIAQLLLNRDQIKDRAKAYQLKKDLLCERELADNELQIKARVIQLWQTRLLRYTKLKVADEIENALSYYEATFLREIPKLYAELEDRLGQPHIASFLRMGQWTGGDRDGNPNVTAQTLEYALKRQAEMILRHYLTEVHYLGTELSLSGFLVGFPKAMQALANRSPDENEHRMDEPYRRALTGIYSRLAATLKHLTGGDAARHAVPPQNPYQSAQEFLGDLQIIESSLRSHSAEALINQRLRALIRAVEVFGFHLATVDLRQSSDQHEEVLQELLAVAKIESNYRGLDEAAKQALLIRLLNEARPLQVVGAEYSPHTMSELAIFALAKGLRERFGADAIRHYIISHTETVSDLLEVMLLQKELGLMHGTLESRARIDLITVPLFETIEDLRHAAPIMRDFYALPGIANLVKRSGGEQDIMLGYSDSNKDGGIFTSNWELYRAEIALVELFERLANSHNIQLRLFHGRGGTVGRGGGPSYEAILAQPPGTVRGQIRLTEQGEVIGSKYANPAIGRQNLEALIAATLEATLLQPTKPATPLFLKTAAQISESSMRAYRRLIYETEGFAQYFFQATPIREIAELNIGSRPASRKATQRIEDLRAIPWGFSWGQCRLTLPGWFGFGSAIHELLHDAKPKERATNLALLKRMYRQWPFFRTLLSNMDMALSKADLDLAALYSDLVTDTRLRKKIFAAMCEEWDKTIDALVQITGEKQRLANNPILARSIRHRFPYIDPLHHIQVELVRRYRAGQSDERVKRGIHLSINGIASGLRNTG; this is translated from the coding sequence TTGGCCAGCCGACCCTCTACCCGAAAACAAGACCCTGACTCGGCCTTGGTTGACGATATTCGTTTGCTGGGGCGCATTTTAGGGGATGTGATTCGGGAGCAAGAGGGCGTTGCAGTATTTAATTTGATTGAGCAGATTCGGGTCCTATCGGTCCGGTTTCATCGCCATGGTGATGAGAATGCCAATAAGGAGCTTAAGAAGCTTTTAAAAGGATTGAGTGCCGATGATGCAGTCAAGGTCATTCGTGCCTTTACCTACTTTAGTCACTTGGCAAATTTGGCAGAGGATCGTCATCAATTGCGACGTCAAGCCGCCCAAGAGCGTATTGCTAGCCAGCAGCCTGGCAGTATCGATTTGGCCTTAGAACGAATTCATGCGGCGGGTATTAGTAAAGCAACCATTGTTAAGACCCTAACTGATAGTTATTTGTCGCCCGTACTGACCGCGCATCCAACCGAGGTACAACGCAAAAGTATTTTGGATGCAGAGCGAAGCATTGCTCAATTATTACTAAATCGTGATCAGATTAAAGATCGAGCGAAAGCGTATCAACTCAAAAAAGACCTGCTATGCGAGCGTGAGCTTGCAGATAATGAATTACAAATCAAAGCACGCGTGATTCAGTTATGGCAAACCCGTTTATTACGCTACACCAAACTGAAGGTTGCCGACGAAATTGAAAATGCCTTGAGTTATTACGAGGCTACTTTTTTACGGGAGATCCCTAAGCTCTACGCTGAACTGGAAGACCGTCTTGGGCAACCGCATATTGCATCCTTTCTGCGGATGGGTCAATGGACCGGTGGCGATCGGGACGGCAATCCTAATGTCACTGCCCAAACCTTGGAATATGCCCTAAAACGGCAAGCTGAGATGATATTGCGGCACTACTTAACCGAAGTGCATTATTTGGGAACGGAGCTCTCTCTGTCCGGATTCTTGGTGGGCTTTCCAAAGGCCATGCAAGCCTTAGCGAATCGCTCCCCTGACGAGAATGAACATCGCATGGATGAGCCTTATCGGCGAGCCTTAACCGGGATTTACTCACGACTCGCTGCCACACTCAAACACTTAACCGGAGGCGACGCAGCACGACACGCCGTACCACCCCAAAATCCGTATCAAAGTGCCCAAGAATTCTTAGGTGATCTACAGATTATTGAGAGCTCACTGCGGTCTCACTCTGCTGAGGCGCTCATTAATCAACGCCTTCGAGCACTGATCCGTGCGGTTGAAGTATTTGGTTTTCACTTGGCGACCGTGGACTTACGTCAGAGCTCGGATCAGCATGAGGAGGTTCTGCAAGAGTTGTTGGCTGTCGCCAAGATTGAGAGTAACTACCGAGGTTTAGATGAGGCTGCTAAGCAGGCATTATTAATTCGCTTACTCAATGAAGCACGGCCACTGCAGGTGGTTGGCGCAGAGTATTCCCCGCACACGATGAGTGAGCTTGCCATTTTTGCCCTTGCCAAGGGCCTGCGTGAGCGTTTTGGTGCCGATGCGATCCGCCACTACATCATTAGTCATACCGAGACCGTCAGCGATTTGCTAGAGGTCATGTTGTTGCAAAAAGAGCTAGGTCTCATGCATGGTACCTTGGAGTCCAGGGCGCGCATTGATCTCATCACCGTACCCTTATTTGAAACCATTGAAGATCTTCGTCATGCAGCACCCATCATGCGGGATTTTTATGCCTTGCCTGGCATTGCCAATCTGGTGAAACGGTCAGGTGGCGAGCAAGACATTATGTTGGGCTATTCCGATAGCAATAAAGATGGCGGGATCTTTACCAGTAATTGGGAGCTGTACCGTGCTGAGATTGCTTTGGTCGAGCTCTTTGAGCGGCTAGCCAACAGTCACAACATCCAGCTGCGCTTATTTCATGGGCGCGGTGGAACAGTCGGGCGGGGTGGTGGCCCAAGCTATGAAGCCATTCTGGCGCAGCCGCCGGGAACGGTCAGGGGCCAAATTCGTTTGACGGAGCAGGGTGAGGTGATTGGCTCCAAATACGCGAATCCAGCGATCGGTCGACAAAATTTAGAGGCATTAATTGCAGCTACTCTTGAGGCTACTTTATTGCAGCCAACTAAGCCCGCAACACCCTTATTCCTCAAAACCGCTGCCCAGATTTCAGAGTCCAGTATGCGAGCCTACCGCCGCTTGATCTATGAAACCGAGGGCTTTGCCCAATACTTTTTTCAGGCCACACCAATTCGTGAGATTGCCGAGCTCAACATTGGTTCACGACCTGCATCACGCAAAGCGACCCAGCGCATCGAGGATCTTCGAGCCATTCCATGGGGCTTTAGTTGGGGCCAATGCCGTCTCACATTACCTGGTTGGTTTGGTTTTGGATCTGCCATTCACGAGTTATTGCACGACGCCAAGCCAAAAGAGCGCGCGACTAATTTAGCTTTATTAAAACGGATGTATCGTCAGTGGCCTTTTTTTCGAACCCTTTTATCGAACATGGATATGGCGCTATCTAAAGCAGATCTTGATCTGGCAGCTCTTTATAGTGATCTAGTTACGGATACACGCTTACGCAAGAAGATCTTTGCAGCCATGTGTGAGGAGTGGGATAAGACCATCGATGCACTCGTACAAATCACGGGGGAGAAGCAGCGACTTGCCAATAACCCAATCTTAGCCCGGTCCATTCGCCATCGTTTTCCTTATATCGACCCTTTGCATCATATTCAGGTTGAGTTGGTGAGGCGCTATCGTGCTGGGCAAAGCGATGAGCGGGTTAAGCGGGGTATCCACTTATCCATCAATGGCATTGCATCTGGGCTGCGTAATACGGGATGA
- the yjgA gene encoding ribosome biogenesis factor YjgA, producing MPEIDPLTADDDLPPSKSELKRQMAERQKLAEALSTLTSDALKSIPIDEDLRDAIAETSRVRSFEGIRRHKQYLGKRMRALSDEDIAAIKRQLEVIEGPGRVETAKLHRLERLRERLLQSDEALQELITEHPTLDIQNIRTLIRNAKKEREANKPPKAYREIFQYLRELEA from the coding sequence ATGCCTGAAATTGATCCTTTAACTGCTGACGATGATTTACCACCTAGTAAATCAGAGCTCAAACGTCAAATGGCCGAGCGCCAAAAATTAGCTGAGGCTTTAAGCACCCTCACAAGTGATGCATTAAAGTCGATTCCAATCGATGAAGACTTGCGTGATGCGATTGCAGAAACGTCACGCGTTCGCTCTTTTGAGGGAATTCGGCGCCATAAGCAATACCTTGGTAAACGGATGCGCGCATTATCGGATGAGGATATTGCGGCCATTAAGAGGCAGCTTGAAGTGATTGAGGGGCCTGGTCGGGTCGAAACCGCAAAGTTACATCGCCTAGAGCGCCTACGTGAGCGCTTATTGCAAAGTGATGAGGCCCTGCAAGAACTTATTACCGAACATCCCACGCTCGATATTCAGAATATTCGTACTCTTATTCGTAATGCGAAGAAGGAGCGAGAGGCTAACAAACCTCCAAAAGCCTATCGCGAGATTTTTCAATACCTAAGAGAGCTTGAGGCCTAA
- a CDS encoding methyltransferase family protein: MNKIKQDRGEIYVLIQAVLLIALFFGPADLFGKPETVYYPLWLAGRALFYLGLGIALWAAIALGPNLTPMPKPKRNGELIQTGIYKLVRHPIYFGVILLSFGWAATLQSWYTLAVAIALLIFFDLKSRKEEEWLLEKFPSYQDYQQRTKKLIPLIY, encoded by the coding sequence ATGAATAAAATCAAACAGGATCGTGGCGAAATCTACGTATTGATCCAGGCGGTCTTATTGATCGCGTTATTTTTTGGCCCCGCCGATCTCTTTGGCAAGCCAGAAACTGTTTATTACCCGCTATGGTTGGCTGGAAGAGCTCTTTTTTATTTAGGATTGGGCATTGCGCTCTGGGCTGCCATTGCCTTGGGGCCCAATCTCACCCCAATGCCAAAACCTAAGCGCAATGGTGAGTTGATCCAGACAGGGATTTATAAGCTGGTTCGGCACCCGATTTATTTTGGGGTGATTCTATTGAGCTTTGGCTGGGCAGCAACCCTACAAAGTTGGTATACCCTAGCCGTTGCAATTGCTCTACTCATCTTTTTTGATCTGAAGTCCCGCAAAGAAGAGGAGTGGCTACTGGAAAAATTTCCGAGCTATCAAGACTATCAACAACGCACCAAGAAACTGATCCCACTGATCTACTAA
- the gap gene encoding type I glyceraldehyde-3-phosphate dehydrogenase: MTIRVAINGYGRIGRMVLRALYEEAMQNKKRDIQIVAINAMGDIDINAHLTQYDSAHGRFPGTVTVDGDYMVVNGDRIRMYSTRNPLETPWGKEGVDLVLECSGKFTSKEKAMVHIQQGAKKVLISAPGEKDVDATIVYGVNQKVLKPTDVVVSNASCTTNCLAPLVKPLLEKIGIESGLMTTIHAFTNDQVLTDVYHKDKRRARSAVSSMIPTKTGAAKAVGLVLPELAGRFDGFAMRVPTINVSVVDLTFIAKRPTSVDEVHQILKAASEHELKGILGFNTLPLVSIDFNHDPRPSIYDASQTRVSSDGKLVKVLAWYDNEWGYSVQMLNAAETLMAV, encoded by the coding sequence ATGACGATCCGAGTTGCAATTAATGGATATGGCCGGATTGGCCGGATGGTATTGCGCGCTCTCTACGAAGAGGCGATGCAAAATAAAAAACGCGATATCCAAATCGTCGCCATTAATGCGATGGGCGATATTGATATCAATGCGCACCTCACCCAATATGACTCCGCCCATGGCCGTTTTCCTGGCACGGTAACTGTGGATGGTGATTACATGGTGGTCAATGGCGATCGGATTCGGATGTATTCAACCCGTAACCCCCTCGAAACCCCATGGGGCAAAGAGGGTGTTGATCTGGTGCTCGAGTGCTCAGGTAAGTTCACCTCCAAAGAAAAGGCGATGGTACACATACAGCAGGGCGCCAAGAAGGTATTGATTTCAGCCCCTGGTGAAAAGGATGTCGATGCTACGATTGTGTATGGCGTCAATCAGAAGGTCTTAAAACCCACCGATGTGGTGGTCTCTAATGCAAGCTGCACCACCAATTGCTTGGCACCCCTCGTTAAGCCGCTACTAGAGAAGATTGGAATTGAATCTGGCCTCATGACCACGATTCATGCGTTTACCAACGATCAAGTGCTCACCGATGTGTATCACAAGGATAAGCGTCGGGCACGCTCAGCCGTGAGCAGCATGATCCCCACCAAAACCGGTGCTGCAAAAGCGGTTGGTCTCGTCCTGCCAGAACTAGCTGGCCGCTTTGATGGCTTTGCGATGCGTGTACCTACTATTAATGTCTCGGTCGTTGATCTCACCTTTATTGCCAAGCGTCCTACCTCCGTGGATGAAGTTCATCAAATACTGAAGGCGGCTAGTGAGCATGAGCTCAAAGGCATTTTGGGCTTTAATACGTTGCCCTTGGTATCGATTGACTTTAATCATGACCCCCGACCCAGTATCTATGACGCCTCGCAAACACGGGTCTCGAGCGATGGCAAGCTGGTCAAGGTCCTAGCCTGGTACGACAACGAATGGGGCTACTCCGTGCAAATGCTCAATGCAGCAGAAACCCTGATGGCGGTATAA
- a CDS encoding DnaJ C-terminal domain-containing protein, whose amino-acid sequence MEYQDYYKILGLERAATPDQIKQAYRKLARKYHPDVSKEADAEKRFKEIGEAYAVLKDPEKKAAYDQMGSNWSGGQGFNPPPNWDSGYEFRGNGWGDGANPDHSEFFESIFGRRAQQANQQSAQFNIPGEDHHAKIEIDLVDSYLGAQRSIGLKMPALDEQGHLRMQERTLEVKIPKGIRNGQHLRLAGQGSPGFGNGKAGDLYLEIVIKPNSLFKVDGKDVTVELNLAPWEAALGATVDLPTPTGKVELNIPANTMAGKKLRLKGKGIPSQEPGDLYAAIRLVTPPAASDSDKEAYQAMAKSFAAFNPRANG is encoded by the coding sequence ATGGAATACCAAGACTATTACAAAATACTCGGCCTTGAACGAGCTGCAACACCTGATCAAATTAAACAGGCCTATCGCAAGCTGGCGCGCAAATATCACCCTGACGTCAGTAAAGAGGCGGATGCCGAAAAGCGCTTTAAGGAAATCGGTGAGGCCTATGCCGTTTTGAAAGATCCTGAGAAAAAAGCGGCCTATGATCAGATGGGTAGCAACTGGTCAGGTGGTCAAGGCTTTAATCCCCCACCCAACTGGGACTCCGGTTATGAGTTTCGGGGCAATGGTTGGGGCGATGGTGCTAATCCAGACCATAGCGAGTTCTTCGAATCCATTTTTGGACGCCGCGCCCAACAAGCCAATCAACAAAGCGCACAGTTCAATATTCCGGGTGAAGATCACCACGCTAAGATCGAGATTGATTTAGTTGATTCGTATCTGGGTGCGCAACGAAGTATTGGACTCAAAATGCCTGCGCTGGATGAGCAAGGTCATCTACGCATGCAAGAGCGGACCTTAGAGGTCAAAATACCAAAAGGTATTCGAAACGGTCAACATTTGCGCCTCGCCGGGCAAGGAAGTCCAGGATTTGGGAATGGCAAAGCGGGTGATCTCTATTTAGAGATTGTGATCAAACCAAACAGCCTGTTTAAGGTTGATGGCAAGGACGTGACGGTGGAGTTAAACCTTGCTCCCTGGGAGGCAGCATTAGGAGCGACCGTCGATCTCCCCACTCCCACCGGTAAAGTTGAATTGAACATACCAGCCAATACCATGGCGGGCAAGAAACTCCGTCTCAAGGGCAAAGGCATTCCGAGTCAAGAGCCAGGTGATCTTTACGCAGCCATTCGGCTGGTTACCCCTCCAGCCGCCTCTGATTCAGATAAAGAGGCTTATCAAGCAATGGCAAAGTCATTTGCTGCATTTAATCCACGTGCAAACGGTTAG
- a CDS encoding chaperone modulator CbpM, with protein MSTNRSVLLEGVVVEEQLHLTVTEICQACSITHTHIEEWVAEGVLQPQGSSQSEWRFTGHSLRRAKIASRLVRDLEVNTPGVALALDLLEEIEALRKQLNQS; from the coding sequence ATGAGTACAAATCGTTCAGTGTTACTAGAGGGTGTAGTCGTTGAAGAACAACTGCATTTGACCGTGACTGAAATCTGCCAAGCATGCTCAATTACCCATACGCATATAGAAGAATGGGTCGCCGAGGGCGTGCTTCAGCCGCAAGGCTCGAGCCAGAGTGAATGGCGCTTTACGGGGCATTCGTTGCGTCGCGCCAAGATCGCTAGCCGTTTAGTGCGAGATCTGGAAGTGAATACCCCAGGCGTTGCTTTGGCGCTTGACCTCCTCGAGGAGATCGAAGCGCTACGCAAACAATTGAATCAATCGTAG